CATTTGCGGCGCCACCGACCTCGACCTCATAGCGCCCGGGGAAGCGCGATACCCGCTCCGACCGTCGGTGGACGAGGATCCGTCCACGCTCATCACGACACACCGTCACGGCGACTCGGTGCAGCCAACCCTCCCGGATGGCCTGCTGGCGGCTGACCACCCTCCCCAGCACACGATCTTGATCGTCGACACGCTCCACCAGTTCATCCACGACGCACACCCTGGCAGAGCCCACTGACAACGCCGCTTCTCCGAGCCCGCAGAGGCCGACTCACGAGAACCGGAACCAGGAGGCCGGACACGGGTCCGGAAGCCGGCACCCGTGGCGGCGCTCAGTAGTCGAGTTCCACGTATTCGATGTCGGTGAACTCGACCTGAAGGCCGTCCGCGCGGCGGCCCCGGTCCTTGAAGTAGATCTCCTGCAGCCCCTCCGCCGCGATGTCCCGCAGCTGCTGCTCGGTGGCTCCGGCGGTCTCGGCGTCGAAGAGCCGGGCCGCGTAACGGGGCGGCAGGGCTTGCGTGATGCGGCGGATGCGGCCGTCGTCGGTGGTGCCCGGCGCGGCCGTGAAGCCGAAGCGGGCGCGGGTCTCGATGACGATGCCGCCGGTGGTCGCCGCCCGCTTCCTGGCCCGCTCCCGCACCCGGGGCTGCCAGCGCCTGCGCACCTCGCGCTCCATACGGGCGGCCAGCTCCGGGCGGGGCCGCTTGATCTGCGCCTTGACGTAGCGCTCGACCGTACGCTGGGAGACGCCCAGCAGCTCGGCCACCGCCCGGGTGGAGCCCTTCGCCGTCCTGACCAGGAACCGCATCTGCGCCGGCGCGGTGCGGGGGGCGGGGCGCGTGACGGTGTGTTCCGCGGCCTTGTCGAGGCTGTCCTGGATGATGCCCATCGCGGTGCCTACTCTCCGTCAGCCACGGCGTCGGTGCCCTTGATGTGCCGGGCGGGGTTGAGCTGCTCATCCTCGATCATCGAGGCGAGCCACAGGAAGTCCTGGGTTCCCTCGTGCTTGACCATCCCCGGGTTGACGCCGAGCCGGAACCCGCCGGGCAGCGGCTTGCCCTCGGGGGTGTACGGCAGGAAATCGAGCGGCGACGGGCCGCGGGAGACGTACACGGCGCAGTCCGACAGGACGGCGACGGGGTACCGCCCCACGGACGCGAGCTTGGTCATCTTGCGGTGCATGTTGGTGCGGGCCTTGCCGATGAGCTCCGCCCTGATGTGCGGGCTCCAGGTGGGCCGCTGCAGCGCCGGCCAGCCCTCGCCGTACGTGTGCCGGGCGCTCTGCGGTCGTTCGCGCAGCTTGCCGATCCCGCCCTTGACCGTGGACTTGACGGCCGACAGGACCGCGGCCCGGCCCGGGTCGGCGTCCTTGTGGTGCGCCATGGCGGCGAGGAACTCCTCGTCGCTCATGCCGGTGGTGACGCCGAGGTCGGCCATCGTCTCCAGGTAGGCGTCGCGCAGCCGCGCGTACCAGGGATCGAGGTAGGCGCCGTGCTCGTGACGGACGTACGCCTCGACCGGCCGCACCCGGGCACCGAGTTCCAGCGCGTACGCGACGGTCGAGGTGGAGTACCAGCCCGGCCCTTCGGGACGGTCGCCCCGCGGCGTGAAGGGGCTGGGCAGACGCGGGTCCAGGTCGAGGTGGGAGAGGTCGACCAGCCAGGAGCCGGGCAGCTTGGGGTCGAAGGCCGGGGCCCGCACGTGGGTGGCCGGTCCGAGGCCGACGTTGAGGCGGTTGGCGGCCGCGGCGAAGGCCATGTTGACGTCGATGCCGACGGCGTGGGTGTAGCCCTGGGTGCACTCCTCGTCGGTCAGCGGCCGGAACCAGTCGTACGCCTCCTCGTCGAGGGCCTGCTCCGGGGTGCGCTCGTGGAACCGCGGGTAGCGTGCGGCGACGACCGGGTGTTCCATCGGCGCCTCCGGCGGCGCCGGGTCCACCGGCTCGGTCAGCGAACCGGGCAGCGGCCCCGAGACCCATGAGCCGGTGGCCTCGTCCCGGACGGCCCGGGTCGGCGGCCGCAGCGCGGACATCAGCTCCAGACCGCACACGGCGGTCGAACCGCGGGGCGTGAGGACCCGGGTCGCGTAGGTGCCCAGTACGGCGGCGACGTCGGCCGGCGGCAGCTGCCCGGTGTCGCCCCACGACCGGGCGTCGAGCGCGCCCCACGGCAGCACGGCGAGCTGAACGCACCGGCGCCGGCCGCCGTCGGCGGGTCGGTAGATCCGTGCCCACGGGCCGAAGCCGCGCCTGGTCAGCTTCCAGTCCGCCTTCGTCAGCTG
The sequence above is a segment of the Streptomyces lydicus genome. Coding sequences within it:
- the tpg gene encoding telomere-protecting terminal protein Tpg, translating into MGIIQDSLDKAAEHTVTRPAPRTAPAQMRFLVRTAKGSTRAVAELLGVSQRTVERYVKAQIKRPRPELAARMEREVRRRWQPRVRERARKRAATTGGIVIETRARFGFTAAPGTTDDGRIRRITQALPPRYAARLFDAETAGATEQQLRDIAAEGLQEIYFKDRGRRADGLQVEFTDIEYVELDY
- the tap gene encoding telomere-associated protein Tap — encoded protein: MPEAQEGLFAAVDALLEEAAGTLPPPAERVRLREAGSLTQAQVAKALRVRRETVADWEAARKEPRPPKRAAYIRLLEGLAARHPVPEPTAAPTPPPASAAHPVPSAAPAPPSGAEPAAGVAAPVTPARPRRAVAPSPAARRPARATAGTRAVPGKAEPERAAPAPADADPRFGNGPLGVLDGDGSLYCVGGLVLDCPATTLPALVEWTLAEAKLGAPRLHKSGKDSDPLIVLTAEAAELLGLPATLEDRRGLGLPEDHPAVKQLTKADWKLTRRGFGPWARIYRPADGGRRRCVQLAVLPWGALDARSWGDTGQLPPADVAAVLGTYATRVLTPRGSTAVCGLELMSALRPPTRAVRDEATGSWVSGPLPGSLTEPVDPAPPEAPMEHPVVAARYPRFHERTPEQALDEEAYDWFRPLTDEECTQGYTHAVGIDVNMAFAAAANRLNVGLGPATHVRAPAFDPKLPGSWLVDLSHLDLDPRLPSPFTPRGDRPEGPGWYSTSTVAYALELGARVRPVEAYVRHEHGAYLDPWYARLRDAYLETMADLGVTTGMSDEEFLAAMAHHKDADPGRAAVLSAVKSTVKGGIGKLRERPQSARHTYGEGWPALQRPTWSPHIRAELIGKARTNMHRKMTKLASVGRYPVAVLSDCAVYVSRGPSPLDFLPYTPEGKPLPGGFRLGVNPGMVKHEGTQDFLWLASMIEDEQLNPARHIKGTDAVADGE